A genomic region of Miscanthus floridulus cultivar M001 chromosome 3, ASM1932011v1, whole genome shotgun sequence contains the following coding sequences:
- the LOC136541932 gene encoding protein TIFY 6b-like, whose product MERDFLAAIGKEQQHPHKEKAAGAEESAYFGGARAGAGAGAAAPATDWSFAGEPGAAPALMSFRSAAREEPSFPQFSSSFDGAKNPAPRILTHQRSFGPDSTQYAAAHRAQPPQHALNGARVIPVSSPFNQSNPMFRVQSSPSLPNGTAFKQPPFAINNTVASSTVGFYGTRDAVRPKTAQLTIFYAGSVNVFDNVSAEKAQELMFLASRGSRPSSAAPVARKPEAPIFAPAKVTVPEVLPAKQMLFQRPQHVSSPPSAISKPIPGILQAATLPRSASSSNLDSPVPKSSVPLAVPPVSQAPAAQPATLATTTAAAIMPRAVPQARKASLARFLEKRKERATTAAPYPSAKSPLESSDTYGSGSANDKSSCTDIALSSNHEESLCLGQPRNISFSQESPSTKLHM is encoded by the exons ATGGAGAGGGACTTCCTGGCCGCGATCGGCAAGGAGCAGCAGCACCCGCACAAGGAGAAGGCAGCTGGCGCCGAGGAATCAG CTTACTTCGGCGGAGcaagagcaggagcaggagcaggagctgcAGCCCCGGCAACGGACTGGTCCTTCGCTGGCGAGCCCGGCGCCGCCCCGGCGTTGATGTCGTTCAGGTCGGCGGCGAGGGAGGAGCCTTCGTTCCCCCAGTTCTCCTCCTCCTTCGACGGCGCCAAGAACCCGGCCCCTCGTATCCTCACGCACCAG AGATCTTTCGGCCCCGACAGCACGCAGTACGCCGCCGCGCACCGCGCGCAGCCGCCGCAGCATGCGCTCAACGGGGCTAGAGTCATTCCGGTGTCGTCGCCGTTCAACCAGAGTAATCCGATGTTCAGGGTCCAGAGCTCGCCTAGCCTTCCGAATGGTACTGCGTTCAAGCAGCCGCCTTTTGCCATCAACAACACTGTGGCCAGTTCTACCGTGGGTTTCTATGGAACAAG GGATGCGGTGAGGCCAAAGACGGCACAATTGACAATCTTCTATGCCGGTTCTGTCAATGTATTCGACAACGTCTCAGCTGAGAAG GCTCAGGAGCTCATGTTCTTAGCCAGCAGAGGATCTCGTCCAAGCTCAGCCGCCCCTGTTGCCCGCAAACCAGAAGCTCCTATTTTCGCTCCAGCAAAAGTCACAGTGCCTGAGGTTTTGCCTGCAAAGCAGATGCTATTTCAAAGACCACAGCATGTTTCGTCGCCTCCATCTGCCATCTCCAAACCAATCCCTGGCATCTTGCAAGCTGCAACTCTCCCCAGGAGCGCCTCTAGCTCTAACCTTGACTCCCCAGTTCCAAAATCTTCTGTCCCATTAGCTGTTCCTCCCGTGAGTCAGGCTCCGGCAGCTCAGCCTGCAACACTTGCCACTACTACTGCAGCAGCAATAATGCCTAGAG CTGTCCCTCAAGCTAGAAAGGCGTCCCTTGCTCGATTCTTGGAGAAAAGAAAGGAAAG GGCGACAACTGCTGCGCCTTACCCATCAGCCAAGAGCCCGTTGGAGAGCAGTGACACGTATGGCAGTGGGAGCGCCAACGACAAGTCATCATGCACGGACATTGCCCTCTCAAGCAACCATGAAGAGTCCCTATGTTTAGGCCAGCCCAGGAACATCAGCTTCAGCCAAGAGTCCCCCAGTACGAAACTACACATGTGA